In Pieris napi chromosome 2, ilPieNapi1.2, whole genome shotgun sequence, the following proteins share a genomic window:
- the LOC125060637 gene encoding allergen Tha p 1-like — MKTILVLAAVVAAAVALPADTYNPAYDNFNAQELVENTRLLKNYGKCFLEQGPCTPEGNDFKKVIPEALRTNCAKCTPKQRELIRTVVHGFKTKLPEMWEKIVQKEDPKNEFTASFNEFLAASN, encoded by the exons ATGAAGACAATTTTAGTTTTGGCAGCAGTTGTAGCGGCGGCAGTTGCCTTACCCGCAGATACCTACAACCCAGCGTATGACAACTTCAATGCACAAGAGTTAGTTGAAAATACTCGTCTTCTTAAAAATTATGGAAAATGTTTCCTTGAACAAGGACCATGCACACCTGAAGGAAATGACTTCAAAA AGGTCATTCCTGAAGCCCTAAGAACAAATTGTGCGAAGTGCACTCCAAAACAGCGTGAACTGATTCGTACCGTTGTTCACGGATTTAAAACTAAGCTTCCAGAAATGTGGGAAAAAATTGTCCAGAAAGAAGACCCCAAAAATGAATTCACAGCGTCCTTCAACGAATTTTTGGCGGCTTCCAACTAA